The window TTTGCGTACGCGTACCAGTTGCTTATGGATTGGTCGTCATCGACTCTGAAACAAACCCCGCCGATCTTCTGATCGTCCGGTACAGGATACCCGCTTGCGGTGGATTGCCCATATGCACTGTCCAATGCAAAACCGCCCACCGTCAGCCCCCATACAACCGGTAAGAACGACAAAAACAAATTTTCTCTATCCATCAGACCCGCCATAATTCATCTCCTTCTCGATGCGTTGCCAAAATTTCAGCAGAGTATTTGAGAAACCCTCTGACAATCAGCCAACGCCTTCATCTTCTCAGGCCATCCAAACCTTCTACAGCAAATCGTCAAATTGTACTTATGCATCACTTAGACCCGACAGAGTGTGCCGGCCAAAGCATAGATGATAGAAAGATACCATCATGCCTTATTCTGCAACTAGGATGCCAAGAAAGTCCCCGAGTAGCTTCCTGGTTTCAACGAATTACGGCAGCTGCAATTACGGAAAGTTGGAACTTCGTGACATTCTACCTCAGCAGGTAGAATTAACGCAGTAAAGATTTTGATGCACTTAAAACCGTCCGTGAGATTTCACTACAACAAACCGGACATTTATTGCTTTTCCGCCGTTTACTCTCAAACGCGTGCCAACGAGGGGAGGGGTTCTTATTGTTGAAGAGAGTGAGAACTAAGATGAAAGTAAACCAGAAGTGCCGGGGAATTGTTTGCGAACGGTGGATATGTTGGACGTCTGCGTTCGAGAAGTGAAGCCTGCCCAATCTTCAATGCCGAGAGCGGGAATCGAACTCGTACGAGGGGTTAAGCCTCGTCCCGACTATGTCGGGATGCGTCTACCCGAACGTGTTCGGCATTTGTTCATCGCTTTCAATCACTATCTCGATCTCATCCAGGATCTCGCACTCGCAGATCATTTCTTCGGATCGTTGAGTTGGATGCAGAAAGCATTGCAAGTTTAGTGGCTGCAAACTGGATATTTCCCCCTGATCTTCAGTGCCGAGAGCGGGAATCGAACCCGCACGAGGGGTTAAGCCTCGCTGGATTTTGAGTCCAGTGCGTCTACCAGTTCCGCCATCTCGGCGCATCCATGCGCCAAAACGTTCTGACACTCAGGCGCGAGTGAAAATATAACACGTGGAGGCCATTTGTAAAAGAATGTTCCGGGGACTTTCCGGCTAAAGGGCTTATTTTCTTCTCAGCGCCATCATAGTAAGGTCGTCATGTATGTGAGACTGGCCTCTAAATGTCGCTAGATCTTTCAAACATGCGGAGATAATTTCTGTAATCGGTAGGGAGGATTTCTCTGCTAGGAGTTTTATGAGTCGGTCTTCGCCATATTGCTCGCTCGACCCGTTCGGGGTTTCCGAGAGCCCATCCGTGAAAAGCACAAGGCTCTCTCCGGATTCAAGCCTGGTCTTTTGTGAATCATACTGTCCACTGCAAAAAATTCCGAGCGGCAAATTCGAAGATGGAATTCTCTCCGTTTTGTGTTTATGAACAATTATTGGAGAGGGGTGGCCGGCATTACAGATTTCTATTTCACCCGAACTTTCTGCGAGCCCGCACACGAGTGTAGCAAAGTGAGTTATGAGGCTGCCTTCACAGAAAACCCTATTTGCGCGCGAAAGAATTTGAGCGAGCGGCATGCGTGTCGCAGTAAGAGTTCTGAATGTCGCATGAAGCTGCGACATCAACATCGACGCAGCCACACCTTTGCCGCTGACATCACCGACCATGAAGAAGAAGGAATCGCGGCTGTTTTCGGGTATGACGATATCACAATAATCGCCGCTGACAGGGCCTGCCGCTTCGTAATTATATGCGCTGTCCCACCCCGGAAGGGCCAGGTCCCTTTTCGGCAGCAATGCTGCTTGTATCTCATGGGCCAGATCGAGGTCGCGCTCAAGCGTTCTTTGCTCCATTTCCGTCAGATGAGCGAGACAGTTCCTCACCAAAGGATCGGCAATTAATCGATCGATTTCAATAGTGTCTCTGCAAGTCTCACAAAAGCCGTAAGTCCCGGCGCCGATTTTTTCGAGTGCGAGATCTACCTCACGTAAGAGATGCATAAGCTGTCGTGCGTCAGGAGATTCAGCTATCGCTTCCCTCAGCTTTTCCTTACGGTCCTGCAGCTGCTGCAGGATCATGCTTTCTATCGGGCTTGCCATTGGTATTCTCCTCTCTAACGCTTTCTCCGTTACCTGTCCGATTTATTTTTCTATTGCCTAGTACGAAACAGTGCCCCGAAAGGTACAGCAGAAAGTCGCTTTACTCGGATGCGAGAAGTTTTTTGATCTCTTGAACGAGATCGTTCCGCGGAATTTCTCTCTGAACCTCTCTGCTCTTCTTCAGCCATTCTTCGCGTTTTGCTGCATCTTTGCTTGCCTCTGCACCGGCGGTCAAGTCTTTAATCGTTACCGTTCCTTTTTCGAATTCGTTCGAGCCGATGATGATTGCAAATCCTGCTCCAACCTTGTCCGCGTATTGAAGCTGCTTTCTCAGACCTTTCTCTGTCCCTAGATATAAATCCGTTTTGATCCCTGCTTCCCGAAGTTCGTTCGCTATTCTGAGATAGTCCGTAAATCTATCCTGTTCCATGATGGTTATGACTACATCGACGAAGTTGTTGTCCGACTTATCGTCTATAGCGGTAAGAAGTCTGTCGATGCCGATCGAGAATCCTACGGCGGGTAAATCCACGTTCGTGAAACGTTTCACAAGGTTATCGTAACGTCCGCCTCCGGCTATGCTTCCAAACTGCGGCTTGTTTTTAAGGTTCACTTCGAATACGGGCCCGGTGTAATAATCAAGCCCACGGGCTATTGTCGGATCAAGCATAACAACTTCACTCCCGATGCCGAGCACGTTCAGAAAGTCGTCAAGACTTTGTAAGTCCTCACAGCTTTCTTTGCCGAGAAGCTCAGAGATTTTCGCGAGCACTTCCTTGCGATTACCCTTTGGGAGTGCCAGATAATTTTCTATCTTCTTCACATTTAAATTGGTCAGCCCGAGTCCCGGAATAAAATCACCGGATGAATCATATCTTCCTTTCGTCAGTTCGAGCTCGACGTTTTGCATGCCAATCTTATTCAGTTTATCAAGCACGCGGAAGATATCTTTCGCTTTTTTTCCGCCGGCAGGATCCCCGACCGACGAAATGCCGCTGTATGCGATCACTGCATTCAAGACCTTCCTGCTGTTGA of the Candidatus Acidiferrales bacterium genome contains:
- a CDS encoding SpoIIE family protein phosphatase, translating into MASPIESMILQQLQDRKEKLREAIAESPDARQLMHLLREVDLALEKIGAGTYGFCETCRDTIEIDRLIADPLVRNCLAHLTEMEQRTLERDLDLAHEIQAALLPKRDLALPGWDSAYNYEAAGPVSGDYCDIVIPENSRDSFFFMVGDVSGKGVAASMLMSQLHATFRTLTATRMPLAQILSRANRVFCEGSLITHFATLVCGLAESSGEIEICNAGHPSPIIVHKHKTERIPSSNLPLGIFCSGQYDSQKTRLESGESLVLFTDGLSETPNGSSEQYGEDRLIKLLAEKSSLPITEIISACLKDLATFRGQSHIHDDLTMMALRRK
- the hisS gene encoding histidine--tRNA ligase, with the translated sequence MEKIEPQNVKGFRDLMPRYARKKNEIISIIKMVYESFGFLPLETPGLEYLEILLGEYGEENTKQIFRLKSPEEQEAALRFDLTVPLARIVAQYNDLPKPFKRYQVGSVWRADKPDPGRFREFTQFDIDVVGTSSQLAEAEVISAVVMALREIGVGGFIVGVNSRKVLNAVIAYSGISSVGDPAGGKKAKDIFRVLDKLNKIGMQNVELELTKGRYDSSGDFIPGLGLTNLNVKKIENYLALPKGNRKEVLAKISELLGKESCEDLQSLDDFLNVLGIGSEVVMLDPTIARGLDYYTGPVFEVNLKNKPQFGSIAGGGRYDNLVKRFTNVDLPAVGFSIGIDRLLTAIDDKSDNNFVDVVITIMEQDRFTDYLRIANELREAGIKTDLYLGTEKGLRKQLQYADKVGAGFAIIIGSNEFEKGTVTIKDLTAGAEASKDAAKREEWLKKSREVQREIPRNDLVQEIKKLLASE